Proteins found in one Macadamia integrifolia cultivar HAES 741 unplaced genomic scaffold, SCU_Mint_v3 scaffold2055, whole genome shotgun sequence genomic segment:
- the LOC122065584 gene encoding protein CRABS CLAW-like isoform X2 produces MDFTPSSDHLCYVRCNFCNTVLAVGIPCKRLLDTVTVKCGHCSNLSFLSTRPPPLQAQFLDRHYPIPLHRQMQGFPGDYRKGQSGQSLMTSPSSSTSNEQLPPKAPFVVKPPEKKHRLPSAYNRFMKEEIQRIKAARPEIPHREAFSTAAKNWARYVPPNGSMADNNKNERRTSDHIMESVGAAK; encoded by the exons ATGGATTTCACTCCTTCCTCTGATCATCTTTGCTACGTCCGCTGCAACTTTTGCAACACTGTTCTAGCT GTTGGGATCCCATGCAAAAGATTGTTGGATACTGTTACGGTGAAATGTGGTCACTGTAGTAATTTATCCTTTCTAAGCACTAGGCCTCCACCACTGCAAGCTCAATTCTTAGATCGACATTACCCAATACCACTACACAGACAG ATGCAAGGCTTTCCTGGAGATTACAGAAAGGGGCAATCAGGCCAATCTCTTATgacctccccctcctcctccacaTCCAACGAGCAACTGCCCCCTAAGGCACCCTTTGTGGTCAAAC CTCCTGAGAAGAAACACAGACTTCCATCTGCTTATAATCGATTCATGAA GGAGGAGATACAACGCATTAAAGCGGCCAGACCGGAGATACCGCACCGAGAAGCTTTCAGCACCGCAGCCAAAAAT TGGGCTAGATACGTTCCACCGAATGGATCAATGGCTGACAATAATAAGAAT GAACGAAGAACTTCGGACCATATCATGGAAAGCGTTGGTGCTGCCAAATGA
- the LOC122065584 gene encoding protein CRABS CLAW-like isoform X1, producing the protein MDFTPSSDHLCYVRCNFCNTVLAVIYVGIPCKRLLDTVTVKCGHCSNLSFLSTRPPPLQAQFLDRHYPIPLHRQMQGFPGDYRKGQSGQSLMTSPSSSTSNEQLPPKAPFVVKPPEKKHRLPSAYNRFMKEEIQRIKAARPEIPHREAFSTAAKNWARYVPPNGSMADNNKNERRTSDHIMESVGAAK; encoded by the exons ATGGATTTCACTCCTTCCTCTGATCATCTTTGCTACGTCCGCTGCAACTTTTGCAACACTGTTCTAGCTGTAATTTAC GTTGGGATCCCATGCAAAAGATTGTTGGATACTGTTACGGTGAAATGTGGTCACTGTAGTAATTTATCCTTTCTAAGCACTAGGCCTCCACCACTGCAAGCTCAATTCTTAGATCGACATTACCCAATACCACTACACAGACAG ATGCAAGGCTTTCCTGGAGATTACAGAAAGGGGCAATCAGGCCAATCTCTTATgacctccccctcctcctccacaTCCAACGAGCAACTGCCCCCTAAGGCACCCTTTGTGGTCAAAC CTCCTGAGAAGAAACACAGACTTCCATCTGCTTATAATCGATTCATGAA GGAGGAGATACAACGCATTAAAGCGGCCAGACCGGAGATACCGCACCGAGAAGCTTTCAGCACCGCAGCCAAAAAT TGGGCTAGATACGTTCCACCGAATGGATCAATGGCTGACAATAATAAGAAT GAACGAAGAACTTCGGACCATATCATGGAAAGCGTTGGTGCTGCCAAATGA